The following proteins come from a genomic window of Gossypium raimondii isolate GPD5lz chromosome 5, ASM2569854v1, whole genome shotgun sequence:
- the LOC105769086 gene encoding uncharacterized protein LOC105769086 isoform X1, translating to MFSRWSSSHHNKENDSLQQESKIKELRAAIGPLSGRSLKYCTDACLRRYLEARNWNADKSKKMLEETLKWRSTYKPEEIRWHKVAVEGETGKVYRASFHDRHGRTVLILRPGKQNTTSLDNQLRHLVYLIENAILNLPETQEQMAWLIDFTGWTLSTSVPIKSARDTINLLQNHYPERLVIAFLYNPPRIFEAFWKIVKYFMDAKTFQKVKFVYPKNTESVELMRSYFDEENLPTEFGGKAVLEYNHEEFSKQMNQDDIKSANLWGFDDKLQCIGNGHSGSDVAPEPVCLAPSAS from the exons ATGTTTAGTAGATGGAGCAGTTCACATCACAACAAGGAGAATGATTCTTTGCAGCAAGAATCCAAG ATCAAGGAGCTTCGAGCTGCAATCGGACCACTGTCTGGTCGAAGTTTGAAATATTGTACTGATGCCTGCTTGAGGAGATACTTGGAGGCAAGAAACTGGAATGCTGATAAATCGAAGAAAATGCTGGAAGAGACCCTAAAATGGAGATCCACCTATAAGCCTGAGGAAATACGTTGG CACAAAGTTGCAGTGGAAGGCGAGACTGGAAAAGTATACAGGGCAAGCTTTCATGACCGACATGGTAGAACAGTTCTTATACTGCGACCAGGAAAGCAG AACACCACATCGTTGGACAATCAGCTTCGCCATTTGGTGTATCTGATAGAGAATGCAATCCTAAACCTTCCAGAGACCCAAGAACAGATGGCATGGTTGATAGACTTTACTGGGTGGACATTGAGCACGAGCGTGCCCATCAAGTCGGCTCGCGACACTATTAATCTATTACAAAACCACTACCCCGAGAGGTTGGTTATAGCATTTCTCTACAATCCCCCAAGAATTTTTGAAGCATTCTGGAAG ATTGTTAAGTACTTCATGGATGCAAAAACCTTCCAAAAGGTGAAGTTTGTGTACCCTAAGAATACAGAGAGCGTGGAGCTGATGAGATCGTATTTTGACGAGGAAAATCTACCGACCGAATTTGGAGGAAAGGCTGTATTGGAGTACAACCATGAAGAATTCTCGAAACAGATGAACCAGGATGATATCAAGTCTGCCAATTTGTGGGGATTTGATGATAAACTCCAATGTATTGGCAACGGGCACTCTGGATCCGATGTTGCTCCAGAGCCAGTCTGCCTTGCACCATCAGCCAGTTGA
- the LOC105771437 gene encoding respiratory burst oxidase homolog protein D has product MKNEDWRGGYSETNSDTESIASERATFSGPLGVGGGIVSSKRASKKSATFNLPPEITMSKANSAGSFASFDSSAVAAAGDDDYVEITLDILDDSIAVHRVQGADGGHEDPELSLLAKRTLENKSASFRSYLLRNTSARIKQFSQELKRAVSRRSSNAGGRFDRNKSAAAHALKGLKFITTKTGASGNGWSSVEKRFDDLTASTNGLLHRSQFAECIGMNQSKEFAGELFQALARRHNVTGDSIYKIQLKQFWDQISDESFDSRLQTFFDMVDKDADGRITEEEVKEIISLSASANRLSNIQKQAEEFAALIMEELDPDNAGYIMIHNLETLLLQAPNQSMRVGDSRILSQMLSQKLKPTQENNPLKRWYHKTKYFIIDNWQRISVMMLWLSIMGGLFAYKFVQYRNKAVFDVMGYCVCVAKGGAETLKFNMALILLPVCRNTITWLRNKTKLGAVVPFDDNLNFHKVIAVGISIGVALHGIAHLACDFPRLLHATEEEYEPMEPFFGEEQPPNYWWFLKGVEGITGIIMVVLMAIAFTLATPWFRRSKLNLPKFLKKLTGFNAFWYSHHLFVIVYSLLIVHGIYLYLTKKWYQKTTWMYLAVPTTLYACERLIRAFRSSIKAVKILKVAVYPGNVLSLHMSKPQGFKYKSGQYMFVNCSAVSSFEWHPFSITSAPGDDYLSVHIRTLGDWTRQLKTVFSEVCQPPPAGKSGLLRAEGTNTSFPKILIDGPYGAPAQDYKKYDVVLLVGLGIGATPMISIVKDIINNMKMEEMEEDSFPGSGLENGNYNKNKNKNNKGFKTRKAYFYWVTREQGSFEWFKGIMNEVAEMDEQRVIELHNYCTSVYEEGDARSALITMLQSLHHAKNGVDVVSGTRVKSHFAKPNWRQVYKNIALHHQGARIGVFYCGAPALTKELRQLALDFSHKTGTKFDFHKENF; this is encoded by the exons atgaagaatgaaGATTGGAGAGGAGGGTACTCGGAGACCAATTCCGATACAGAAAGCATAGCCAGCGAAAGGGCGACGTTTAGTGGACCATTAGGGGTAGGTGGTGGCATTGTTTCCAGCAAAAGAGCTTCCAAAAAGAGTGCAACGTTCAATCTTCCACCCGAAATCACCATGTCCAAGGCTAACTCCGCGGGCAGTTTCGCTAGTTTCGATTCTTCGGCCGTTGCTGCTGCTGGCGATGATGACTACGTCGAAATCACCCTTGATATCCTCGACGACTCCATTGCGGTTCACAGAGTTCAAGGTGCCGATGGAGGCCACGAAGACCCTGAGTTATCGTTGTTAGCTAAGCGAACTCTAGAGAACAAGTCGGCTTCTTTTCGTTCCTATCTGTTGAGGAACACGTCGGCTCGAATCAAGCAGTTTTCTCAGGAACTGAAACGTGCAGTTTCGAGACGATCTTCTAATGCAGGCGGGAGATTCGATAGAAACAAATCTGCTGCAGCTCATGCCTTGAAAGGACTCAAGTTCATCACTACAAAAACAGGGGCCTCTGGAAATGGATGGTCCTCGGTCGAGAAACGATTCGATGATTTAACTGCCTCTACTAATGGCCTCCTTCACCGCTCCCAATTCGCCGAATGCATTG GGATGAACCAGTCTAAAGAATTTGCCGGTGAGCTGTTTCAAGCACTAGCTAGGAGGCACAATGTAACTGGTGACTCCATCTATAAAATACAACTCAAACAGTTCTGGGACCAGATTTCTGACGAAAGCTTTGATTCTAGACTCCAAACTTTCTTTGACAT GGTGGACAAAGATGCTGACGGAAGGATCACCGAAGAGGAAGTCAAGGAG ATTATCAGTCTCAGTGCTTCTGCAAACAGACTTTCAAACATTCAGAAACAGGCTGAAGAATTTGCAGCTTTGATCATGGAAGAATTGGATCCAGATAATGCTGGATACATCATG ATTCACAACCTGGAAACTCTCCTATTGCAAGCTCCGAACCAATCCATGAGGGTAGGCGATAGCCGTATTCTGAGTCAAATGTTAAGCCAGAAACTGAAACCTACTCAAGAGAACAACCCATTAAAAAGGTGGTATCACAAGACTAAGTACTTTATAATTGATAACTGGCAAAGGATCTCGGTTATGATGCTGTGGCTTAGCATTATGGGAGGCTTGTTCGCTTATAAGTTCGTACAGTACCGGAACAAGGCCGTTTTTGATGTGATGGGCTACTGTGTTTGTGTTGCTAAAGGAGGTGCAGAGACTCTTAAATTCAACATGGCTTTGATTTTATTACCGGTGTGCAGAAACACCATCACTTGGCTTAGAAACAAGACTAAATTGGGCGCTGTTGTTCCCTTTGATGACAACTTGAATTTCCACAAG GTTATTGCTGTTGGAATCAGCATTGGGGTAGCCCTACACGGAATTGCTCATTTAGCTTGTGATTTTCCAAGGCTTCTTCATGCCACTGAAGAAGAATATGAACCCATGGAACCTTTCTTTGGGGAAGAGCAACCTCCAAACTATTGGTGGTTTTTGAAGGGAGTTGAAGGTATAACAGGTATTATAATGGTGGTGCTAATGGCCATAGCTTTCACACTTGCTACTCCATGGTTCAGGCGCAGCAAGCTCAACCTTCCCAAGTTCCTTAAGAAGCTCACTGGATTCAATGCATTTTGGTATTCTCATCACCTTTTTGTTATTGTCTACTCTCTCCTCATTGTTCATGGTATTTACCTTTACCTCACCAAGAAATGGTATCAGAAAACG ACATGGATGTATCTAGCAGTGCCAACCACACTTTATGCTTGCGAAAGGTTGATTCGAGCTTTCAGATCCAGTATCAAGGCGGTTAAAATTCTGAAG GTTGCTGTATATCCTGGAAACGTATTGTCACTGCACATGTCAAAGCCCCAAGGATTCAAATACAAAAGCGGGCAATACATGTTTGTCAACTGCTCTGCAGTCTCCTCATTTGAGTG GCATCCATTCTCCATCACTTCAGCACCAGGAGATGACTACCTCAGCGTTCATATTCGAACTCTGGGTGATTGGACAAGGCAGCTCAAAACTGTTTTCTCTGAG GTCTGTCAGCCTCCACCTGCTGGGAAAAGTGGATTGCTTAGGGCAGAAGGAACCAATACAAG CTTCCCTAAGATTTTGATCGACGGTCCATACGGTGCTCCCGCGCAAGACTATAAGAAATATGACGTGGTCCTCCTAGTGGGGCTCGGAATCGGTGCCACCCCAATGATCAGCATCGTGAAGGACATCATCAACAACATGAAAATGGAAGAAATGGAAGAGGATTCGTTTCCAGGGTCAGGCTTGGAGAACGGGAACTACaacaagaacaagaacaagaacAACAAAGGGTTCAAAACAAGGAAAGCCTACTTCTATTGGGTAACAAGGGAACAAGGGTCGTTCGAGTGGTTCAAAGGGATAATGAACGAAGTAGCGGAGATGGACGAGCAGCGGGTGATCGAGCTCCATAACTACTGCACCAGCGTGTATGAGGAAGGAGACGCCAGGTCGGCCCTCATAACCATGCTTCAATCATTGCACCATGCCAAGAACGGTGTGGACGTGGTGTCGGGAACAAGGGTCAAATCCCACTTTGCCAAGCCGAATTGGCGTCAAGTCTACAAGAACATCGCTCTACATCATCAAGGCGCAAGAATTG GTGTTTTCTACTGTGGGGCACCCGCACTAACCAAAGAGCTAAGACAATTAGCTTTGGATTTCTCTCACAAGACAGGCACAAAGTTTGATTTTCACAAAGAGAACTTTTAA
- the LOC105769082 gene encoding uncharacterized protein At1g01500 — translation MEGFCETPENGKVADPDLRNIRYLPFQPCTGLSLLWFDVRVFYVRVSNFQVDDSTPEFLTLNHIPLDPDTLLEVNGIRSSIYSDGVSILLRRDRVDKRSEEVTFVSTDNVRLTGSVKFEVFDKKDLILSGILEMSSSNGFIGESKNNVKQWSMNCESNITSGSSFLKGKLISSPKLSPPTIEVYVAGCFSGKPIILTKTLQLNYRKKHNRKGTLDAIPEYESTECQKDMSPELDMQFSEYRNYKPPNEEDYSNIFWRRTEYMDGEDGELSWFNAGVRVGVGIGLGVCLGVGIGVGLLVRTYQATTRSFKRRLI, via the exons ATGGAAGGTTTTTGTGAAACACCAGAAAATGGTAAAGTAGCAGATCCCGACCTTCGGAATATTCGGTACTTGCCATTCCAACCCTGTACCGGATTATCATTACTTTGGTTTGATGTGAGAGTCTTCTATGTTAGAGTCAGCAATTTTCAGGTTGATGATTCAACCCCCGAGTTTCTGACTCTCAATCATATCCCCTTAGACCCTGACACCCTTTTGGAAGTTAATGGCATTAGAAGCAGCATATACTCTGATGGGGTCTCTATACTCCTTAGAAGGGATCGTGTAGATAAGAGATCGGAAGAAGTCACCTTTGTGAGCACAGATAATGTTAGGCTGACAGGAAGTGTGAAATTTGAGGTGTTTGATAAAAAGGATCTCATTCTCTCTGGTATTTTGGAAATGTCTAGTAGTAATGGCTTCATTGGGGAATCGAAAAATAACGTGAAACAATGGAGTATGAATTGTGAATCAAATATCACATCTGGCAGCAGTTTCCTGAAGGGAAAGCTCATTTCTTCTCCCAAATTATCACCACCAACCATTGAGGTTTATGTTGCGGGTTGCTTTTCTGGGAAACCAATCATCTTGACCAAAACATTGCAACTTAATTACCGGAAGAAGCATAATCGGAAGGGAACGTTAGATGCAATCCCGGAATACGAGAGCACTGAATGCCAGAAAGATATGTCACCTGAACTTGATATGCAG TTTTCAGAATACAGAAACTACAAACCACCAAACGAAGAAGACTACAGTAATATTTTCTGGAGGAGGACAGAGTACATGGATGGCGAAGATGGTGAGCTCTCATGGTTCAATGCAGGTGTAAGGGTTGGTGTAGGGATCGGTCTTGGTGTTTGTCTTGGCGTCGGCATAGGAGTTGGCTTGTTGGTTCGTACTTACCAAGCTACCACTCGAAGCTTCAAAAGGCGGCTTATCTGA
- the LOC105769086 gene encoding uncharacterized protein LOC105769086 isoform X2 — protein sequence MRKYNQIKELRAAIGPLSGRSLKYCTDACLRRYLEARNWNADKSKKMLEETLKWRSTYKPEEIRWHKVAVEGETGKVYRASFHDRHGRTVLILRPGKQNTTSLDNQLRHLVYLIENAILNLPETQEQMAWLIDFTGWTLSTSVPIKSARDTINLLQNHYPERLVIAFLYNPPRIFEAFWKIVKYFMDAKTFQKVKFVYPKNTESVELMRSYFDEENLPTEFGGKAVLEYNHEEFSKQMNQDDIKSANLWGFDDKLQCIGNGHSGSDVAPEPVCLAPSAS from the exons ATGCGGAAATACAATCAGATCAAGGAGCTTCGAGCTGCAATCGGACCACTGTCTGGTCGAAGTTTGAAATATTGTACTGATGCCTGCTTGAGGAGATACTTGGAGGCAAGAAACTGGAATGCTGATAAATCGAAGAAAATGCTGGAAGAGACCCTAAAATGGAGATCCACCTATAAGCCTGAGGAAATACGTTGG CACAAAGTTGCAGTGGAAGGCGAGACTGGAAAAGTATACAGGGCAAGCTTTCATGACCGACATGGTAGAACAGTTCTTATACTGCGACCAGGAAAGCAG AACACCACATCGTTGGACAATCAGCTTCGCCATTTGGTGTATCTGATAGAGAATGCAATCCTAAACCTTCCAGAGACCCAAGAACAGATGGCATGGTTGATAGACTTTACTGGGTGGACATTGAGCACGAGCGTGCCCATCAAGTCGGCTCGCGACACTATTAATCTATTACAAAACCACTACCCCGAGAGGTTGGTTATAGCATTTCTCTACAATCCCCCAAGAATTTTTGAAGCATTCTGGAAG ATTGTTAAGTACTTCATGGATGCAAAAACCTTCCAAAAGGTGAAGTTTGTGTACCCTAAGAATACAGAGAGCGTGGAGCTGATGAGATCGTATTTTGACGAGGAAAATCTACCGACCGAATTTGGAGGAAAGGCTGTATTGGAGTACAACCATGAAGAATTCTCGAAACAGATGAACCAGGATGATATCAAGTCTGCCAATTTGTGGGGATTTGATGATAAACTCCAATGTATTGGCAACGGGCACTCTGGATCCGATGTTGCTCCAGAGCCAGTCTGCCTTGCACCATCAGCCAGTTGA
- the LOC105769083 gene encoding phosphopantothenoylcysteine decarboxylase, protein MAYPEPQGADREMVKVNPTPRKPRVLLAASGSVAAIKFGNLCHCFSEWAEVKAVATKASLHFIDRASLPKDLKLYTDEEEWSSWGKIGDSVLHIELRRWADIMVIAPLSANTLGKIAGGLCDNLLTCVVRAWDYSKPMFVAPAMNTFMWSNPFTEKHLMTIDELGISLIPPVSKRLACGDYGNGAMAEPSLIHSTVRLFLESRPQPSD, encoded by the exons ATGGCGTATCCTGAGCCTCAAGGTGCAGATAGGGAGATGGTTAAGGTCAATCCTACCCCAAGAAAACCCCGGGTTTTACTCGCTGCCAGTGGAAGTGTAGCTGCCATAAAGTTTGGGAATCTCTGCCATTGTTTCTCTGAATGGGCAGAAGTAAAAGCAGTTGCCACGAAAGCTTCTTTGCATTTCATTGACAGAGCATCACTTCCTAAGGATCTAAAGCTTTACACTGATGAGGAGGAATGGTCTAGTTGGGGGAAAATAGGTGACAGTGTGCTTCACATTGAGCTTCGTCGATGGGCTGATATTATGGTCATTGCCCCATTGTCAGCAAACACACTTGGCAAG ATTGCTGGAGGATTATGTGACAATTTGTTAACTTGTGTCGTACGAGCATGGGACTACAGCAAGCCAATGTTTGTTGCACCAGCTATGAACACTTTCATGTGGAGCAACCCTTTCACAGAAAAGCATCTCATGACAATTGATGAGCTTGGTATTTCTCTCATTCCCCCTGTCTCCAAAAGACTAGCTTGTGGGGACTATGGAAACGGCGCAATGGCAGAACCTTCTCTAATCCACTCGACTGTAAGATTATTCTTGGAGTCACGACCTCAACCAAGTGACTGA
- the LOC105769081 gene encoding conglutin beta 1: MVYFWVVERKLIDKERLMGKKKKPQKTKELSVAIAEASSTGKEVPQQQSQQPLTPRKRGRPRKTVEKTETEEKKEEEAAEVTETQSKQLSITEEHHQKVEEEDEEQQEQKPQPKAEAEAESASMGGMKKGEEQSVAPKQPPTRRTRRKSKPRKSS, translated from the coding sequence ATGGTTTATTTCTGGGTCGTTGAACGAAAGCTAATTGATAAGGAAAGATTGATGGGTAAGAAGAAGAAGCCTCAAAAGACAAAGGAACTTTCAGTAGCAATAGCTGAGGCTTCATCAACTGGTAAAGAGGTCCCTCAACAACAGTCTCAGCAGCCTCTCACTCCAAGAAAGAGAGGTAGACCACGAAAGACTGTTgagaaaactgaaactgaagaaaaaaaagaagaggaagcaGCTGAAGTTACTGAGACCCAATCAAAGCAACTAAGTATTACTGAGGAACATCATCAAAaagttgaagaagaagatgaagagcaACAAGAGCAAAAGCCACAACCAAAAGCAGAGGCAGAGGCAGAATCAGCTTCGATGGGAGGCATGAAGAAAGGAGAGGAGCAATCAGTGGCACCTAAGCAGCCTCCAACAAGGAGAACGAGAAGAAAAAGTAAACCAAGAAAGAGCAGCTAA